One genomic region from Homalodisca vitripennis isolate AUS2020 chromosome 6, UT_GWSS_2.1, whole genome shotgun sequence encodes:
- the LOC124364365 gene encoding peroxisome biogenesis factor 1-like → MVRLSPHSFTSVGGLQSAKQLLTEVLIWPTKYPEVFSQCPLRLERGVLLYGAPGTGKTLLANAIAGESGLNFITVKGPELLSKYIGASEEAVRNVFQKAQSAQPCILFFDEFDSLAPRRGHDSTGVTDRVVNQLLTQMDGVEMLEGVWVLAAASRPDLLDPALLRPGRIGTLLHCPLPSQEDRLAILTSLSGKLRMSEDVDLAKVAGLTEGFTGADLQALLFTAQMSAYDALYQDSDNDVQVIKFPVQNVVVGQVDLLAALEDTKPSLKPEDRLRFNQIYERFEKNRESRRGGPSEVSTQRVTLA, encoded by the exons ATGGTCCGCCTCTCACCTCACTCCTTCACCAGTGTTGGAGGACTGCAGTCCGCCAAGCAACTGCTCACTGAGGTTCTCATCTGGCCCACCAAG TACCCAGAGGTGTTCAGCCAGTGTCCTCTACGGCTGGAGAGGGGAGTGTTGTTGTACGGAGCTCCGGGCACAGGGAAGACTTTGCTGGCCAATGCTATTGCAGGGGAGAGTGGACTGAACTTCATAACTGTcaag GGCCCGGAGTTGCTGTCTAAGTACATCGGAGCCAGTGAAGAGGCTGTGAGGAATGTTTTCCAAAA AGCCCAGAGTGCGCAGCCATGCATTTTGTTCTTTGATGAGTTTGACAGTCTGGCACCAAG GAGAGGACATGACAGTACGGGGGTGACTGACCGTGTGGTGAATCAGCTGCTGACACAGATGGATGGTGTGGAGATGCTCGAAGGTGTGTGGGTTCTAGCAGCGGCCAGTAGACCCGATCTGTTAGATCCTGCCTTGTTGAGGCCTGGCCGTATCGGCACCCTTCTGCACTGTCCTCTGCCTAGCCAG GAGGATAGATTGGCGATACTGACCAGCCTTAGTGGAAAATTACGAATGTCAGAGGACGTTGATCTAGCCAAGGTGGCAGGCTTGACTGAAGGCTTCACTGGTGCAGATCTACAAGCTCTGTTGTTTACCGCTCAAATGTCTGCCTATGACGCTTTATATCAAG ATTCAGATAATGATGTACAAGTCATCAAGTTTCCAGTTCAAAAT GTGGTGGTAGGTCAGGTGGATCTGTTGGCAGCATTGGAGGATACCAAACCCTCCCTCAAGCCTGAGGACAGACTTCGGTTCAACCAAAT TTACGAGAGGTTTGAGAAGAACAGAGAAAGCAGAAGGGGGGGGCCTTCAGAAGTGTCCACTCAGAGGGTTACATTAGCTTAG